GCACCGCCTCGATCTCGGCCCCGGCCCGGCGCACCCGCAGGCGCACCATGCCCAGGGACGCCTCGGCCCCGAAGATGACCGCCAGGATGACCCGGTCGCCGATCAGGCTGATGTGAATCGAGTCGCGCTTGCCCTGGTGGAACAGGATCGTGAAGTCCTTCTCCCCCACCAGCCGGGCCATGCTGGCCGTGGCCGCGATGTTCGAGGCGGCCAGGGAGCAGAAGCTTGTCACGTCCAGCCCCGAGGTGTCGCCCCACTCGGCCACCAGCTGGCCGTTCACGTCCAACAGAAGCACGGCCCGGGCCCGGCTGTCGGAGTGGATCCGGGCCAGGATCCGCCTCAGATCCCGGTGCTCCTCCTCGAACACGACCAGCTGGGGTATGCCCTCCCGCAGGCTCACGGCTCCTCCTCGACGTCGTCGATCTCCAGGATCCGCTCCCCGGCCACGTAGGGTTTGGACACCACGGCCCGGATGCGCTCGAGCTTCTTGAGGATGTCGCGGATGCGCAGGACGTTGGACTGGATGGTGCGGCTCTTCTTCACCACGTCCGGGTCGTCCGGGTGCTTGCGCTCCAGGGCCTCGGCGCACATCAGGATGGCGGCCAGGGGGTTGTTGACCTCGTGGGACACGCTGGCCACAACCCGGCGCAGCGTGGTGATCTTCTCGGCCTCGGTCTGGAGCGCCTGCTGGCGCACCCGGGACACGGCCGACGCGATCCGGGCCTGGAGCTCCCGGATGTCGAACGGCTTGGCCACCAGGTCGTCGGCCCCCAGGTCGAGGCTGCGCATCCGGTCCTCCGGCCCGGTGCGGGCGCTGACCACCACCACCGGAACCCCGGAGGTCTCGGGCCGGGCCTTGAGGGCCCGCAGGACCTCCCAGCCCTCCATGTCGGGGAGGATGAGGTCAAGGAGCACGGCGTCCGGCGACCGAAGCCGGGCCTGCTCGATCCCCTCGGCGCCGGACAGCGCCCCGATCACCTGGAACCCCTCGGGCTCGAGGAACAGCTCGACGAACCGCACCATGGCCGGGTCGTCGTCGATGACCAGAAGCCGGGTCGTGGCCCCCCGGTCGGGTCTCGGCCGCGGGTTCTGGATGGTCAGGTCCACCGGTCGCCCTCCTCCCCGGGATAGCCGTCAACGCCGCACTCGAACAGGTTCCCTGCTCCAATGCAGGGCCCCTGATGGAGAGCCGGGCGCGGCCCCTTGGCTTGCCGGGCAGCGCCTCCTGCGCCCGGACCGTGAAATGGTGCCCATTCCCCTGAGCTGTGATGAGACCAACTCCCCTGCCATGTGCCTGCGCGGCGAATCCTCATGCCCGGCTTCGCGCGCGGCCGGAATCAGGTCCCCTGCCTTGGCCGAGGGAAAGGCGCGCCCCGTCATCCGCCGGTCCGGTGACCCCGGTCACCTCCACGTCGAGCCCGCCCCGGGCCAGGGTCACCGCCAAGGGCTGCCCCAGACGGCAGCCCCCGGCGTCCCGCACCACCCGACCCGCCTCGTCCCGCACCAGGGCGTACCCCCGGGCCAGCACCCGGTAGGGCCCCAGGGCCTCGGCCCGGTTCGCCAGGGCCGTCACGGTCCGACGGCGGCGGTCCACGCCCTCGGCCATGCCCCGGTGGAGCCGCATCGAGAGCTGCGACACCCTTTCGCGCCACCGCCCCAGCCGCGCCCGGGGATCCCCGGCCCGGAGCCGCAGCTCCAGGCCGGACAGTCCCTGGCGGGCCTCCCCCACTCGGCGGTCCACCGCGGCGCCGGCCCGGTCCGCGAGCCCGTCGACCCGCAGCCGGAGCCGGTCCACCAGGAACCGGGGCGGCCGGCGGGTCGGGTCGGCCGCCCCGAGCCGCGCCCGAAGCTCCCGCAACCGCGCGGCCACGGCCTGGTTCAGGCGGGCCTCGTGCCGCCGCAGGGTCTCGACCCACCGGCTCCACTCGCCCGCGGCCAGCTCGGCCGCGGCCGAGGGGGTGGGCGCCCTCAGGTCGGCCGCGAAGTCCACCAGGGTGACGTCGGTCTCGTGCCCCACCCCGGTGATCACCGGCACCGGGCTCCGGGCCACGGCCCGCACCAGGTCCTCGTCGTTGAACGGCCAGAGATCCTCCAGGCTCCCCCCTCCCCGCACCAGCAGCACCACGTCCACCCCCGGCAGGGCGGCCGCCGCCTCCAGGGCCTCCCGCAGCTCCCGGGCCGCCCCGTCGCCCTGGACGCTCGCCGGCGACACCACCACCCGGATGCCGGGCGCCCGCCGTCCCAGCACCTGGACCACGTCCCGCAGGGCCGCGCCGGTGGGGGACGTGACCACCCCCACGGCCCGGGGCAGGGACGGGATCGGTCGCTTCCGATCGGCCGAGAACCACCCCTCGGCCGCCAGCCGCCGCTTGCGGGCCTCGAACTCCCGTAGCAGGGCCCCCTGACCGGTCAGGGGCTCCAGCAGGTCCACCACGAGCTGCAGGTCGCCCCGGGGCTCGTACACCCCGACCCGCCCCCAGGCCAACACCTCCATGCCGTCCGCCAGGGCGACGGACTGGAGCCGCAGGGTGGACCGGAAGCACACGGCCCGGATCTGCGCCGCCCCGTCCCCCAGGGTGAAGTAGGCGTGGCCCGACGACGGGATCCGAAGGTTGCGCACCTCCCCCCGGACCCACGCCGAGCCCACCCCGTTCTCCACGGCCTGCCGGACGCGCCCCACCAGCTCCGAGACGTTCCACACCTCGTCAGGGGTCCAGGGGCTACTCAGCGTACACCTCCCGCACGCCCGGGTCCTCCTCGAGGAACCTGCGGAGCTTCTTCAGGAGATCGGCCTCGAGCTGGCGCACCCGCTCCCGGCTCACCCCGAACTCCTCGCCCAGCTCCCGCAGGGTCACCGGGTCGTCGGCGAGGAGCCGCCGGTCCAGGATGGCCCGCTGGCGATCCCCCAAGGTCTCGCGGAACTCCTGGATCCGATGACGCACCCGGTCCAGGAAGTCCCGCTCGGCCAAGGCCTCGCTCACGTCCGCCTCGTCGTCGGCCACGAAGTCGAGCCGCGAGGCGTCCGAGTCGTCGTCGAGGGGGGCGTCGAGCGACACGTCCGACCCGGACAGGCGCTTCTCCATCTCGATCACCTCGTCCTCGCGCACGTTGAGCCGGGCCGCGATCAACCGGGGCTCGGGCTTGAACCCGGCCGCCTCCAGCTCCTGCTTGGCCTTCTTCAGGTTGAAGAACAGCCGGCGCTGGTTCTGGGTGGTGCCGATCTTCACCAGGGACCAGTTGTTGAGGATGTACCGGATCATGTACGCCCGGATCCACCAGGCCGCGTACGAGGACAGCTTGACCCCCCGGTAGGGGTCGAACTTCTCCACGGCCCGCATCAGCCCGATGTTGCCCTCCTGGATCAGGTCCATCAGGTTGGCGAAGTTGCGGCGGAACTCGTAGGCGATCTTCACCACCAGCCGCAGGTTCGCCAGCACCAGGGTGTAGGCGGCCCGCACGTCCCCCTGCTCGCGGTACCGCACGGCCAGGGCCTTTTCCTCCTCGGGGGTCAGCAGGGGGTAGCGGCTGATCTCGGCCATGTACTGCTGGAGCGGCCCGGCCTCCACCAGGTCGGTGGACACCACCGCCGGCAGCTCGGCCTCGTCGAAATAACTCTCCCCCTCGCCGGATCCCTCTTCGGCCTCGGCCTGCTCGTCGGACCCGGGGCCTTCGGGCTCGGTCTCGGGCTCGTCCTCGGCAACGGCCTCTCGGCTGCGTTCTTCGTCCATTCGGGTGTCTCCTCCCCTCACCGGCCGTGGCACCCCTTACACCACTTCCGCAGCGCCGCCCGGTCCAGGCCGGACAAAGGGGCCGGGCTGTGGGGGTCGTGGCACGAGGTGCACCCCAGGGGCCGGCCCGGCCGCCGGGGGTCGCGCCCTCCGCGCAGGGCGTGGCGGAACCGGCGGTGACGCTTGCGCACGTCGTCGTGGCACCGGGTGCACAGGGACTCCACGTCGTCCACGGCGCGCCGGGCTCCCTCGTGACACCCCCCGCACCCGGCCCGGCGCAGCGCGCCGTGGGCCTCGCCCTGCCAACGGTGGCACTCCTCGCACGCCCCGGCGTCGTGGCACCGGCCGCACGCCCCGGCCCCGGCAGCCCCGTGGAACCGACCCCGTCCGCCGGGCAGGCGTTCCAAGATAATCCGCTTCCCGCCCACGTCCACCCGGGCCCGCACCGCGCCGTCGGGGCCGACGGGCAGACGCACATGGTACACCCCGTCCTCGGCCCGGGCCACCGGCATCCGGGCGTCGCCGGAGCGCACCTCGGGCGGGGCCGGGGCCTCCAGCACCAGCCACAGCCCCTGGGGGCCGGGGGCCTGGTCCGGCACCGGCGCGAGCACCC
This is a stretch of genomic DNA from Deferrisoma camini S3R1. It encodes these proteins:
- a CDS encoding roadblock/LC7 domain-containing protein, with protein sequence MSLREGIPQLVVFEEEHRDLRRILARIHSDSRARAVLLLDVNGQLVAEWGDTSGLDVTSFCSLAASNIAATASMARLVGEKDFTILFHQGKRDSIHISLIGDRVILAVIFGAEASLGMVRLRVRRAGAEIEAVLRRILARMRLDDRLDVDPLCDITDQDIDELFRF
- the xseA gene encoding exodeoxyribonuclease VII large subunit; the encoded protein is MWNVSELVGRVRQAVENGVGSAWVRGEVRNLRIPSSGHAYFTLGDGAAQIRAVCFRSTLRLQSVALADGMEVLAWGRVGVYEPRGDLQLVVDLLEPLTGQGALLREFEARKRRLAAEGWFSADRKRPIPSLPRAVGVVTSPTGAALRDVVQVLGRRAPGIRVVVSPASVQGDGAARELREALEAAAALPGVDVVLLVRGGGSLEDLWPFNDEDLVRAVARSPVPVITGVGHETDVTLVDFAADLRAPTPSAAAELAAGEWSRWVETLRRHEARLNQAVAARLRELRARLGAADPTRRPPRFLVDRLRLRVDGLADRAGAAVDRRVGEARQGLSGLELRLRAGDPRARLGRWRERVSQLSMRLHRGMAEGVDRRRRTVTALANRAEALGPYRVLARGYALVRDEAGRVVRDAGGCRLGQPLAVTLARGGLDVEVTGVTGPADDGARLSLGQGRGPDSGRARSRA
- a CDS encoding ATP-binding response regulator codes for the protein MDLTIQNPRPRPDRGATTRLLVIDDDPAMVRFVELFLEPEGFQVIGALSGAEGIEQARLRSPDAVLLDLILPDMEGWEVLRALKARPETSGVPVVVVSARTGPEDRMRSLDLGADDLVAKPFDIRELQARIASAVSRVRQQALQTEAEKITTLRRVVASVSHEVNNPLAAILMCAEALERKHPDDPDVVKKSRTIQSNVLRIRDILKKLERIRAVVSKPYVAGERILEIDDVEEEP
- a CDS encoding cytochrome c3 family protein; its protein translation is MRWVGWVLAAFLGGWAVAAGARETRVLAPVPDQAPGPQGLWLVLEAPAPPEVRSGDARMPVARAEDGVYHVRLPVGPDGAVRARVDVGGKRIILERLPGGRGRFHGAAGAGACGRCHDAGACEECHRWQGEAHGALRRAGCGGCHEGARRAVDDVESLCTRCHDDVRKRHRRFRHALRGGRDPRRPGRPLGCTSCHDPHSPAPLSGLDRAALRKWCKGCHGR
- a CDS encoding RNA polymerase factor sigma-32; this translates as MDEERSREAVAEDEPETEPEGPGSDEQAEAEEGSGEGESYFDEAELPAVVSTDLVEAGPLQQYMAEISRYPLLTPEEEKALAVRYREQGDVRAAYTLVLANLRLVVKIAYEFRRNFANLMDLIQEGNIGLMRAVEKFDPYRGVKLSSYAAWWIRAYMIRYILNNWSLVKIGTTQNQRRLFFNLKKAKQELEAAGFKPEPRLIAARLNVREDEVIEMEKRLSGSDVSLDAPLDDDSDASRLDFVADDEADVSEALAERDFLDRVRHRIQEFRETLGDRQRAILDRRLLADDPVTLRELGEEFGVSRERVRQLEADLLKKLRRFLEEDPGVREVYAE